The Pseudomonas leptonychotis genomic sequence AGGAGCCCAATCGAGCGCCCCGATCCGCCAAAGGTAGACAAGACCTGCCAACAGAATTGCTATAAAGACTGTAGCTTCGATTAGCCCAGCCCAGCCGCTTTCGCGCACCGAGACGGCCCAAGCAAAGAGAAAGAGGGCTTCAACGTCGAAGATCACGAAGAGCATCGCGACCAGATAGAATTTGGCTGACAGGCGCAAACGCGCGCTGCCGACGGGCAACATACCGGACTCAAAAGGTTCGTTTTTGCTGCGGCCCCAGGCTTTGCTGCCCAGTAAGCTGGACAGCCCAAGCATAAAGGCGATGAGCCCGCAGACTCCCAGCAGGAACACAGCAAAAGCCCAGTTATGGGACATGGTCGTTACCGCATCAGGCATGCCGGTACTCCTCGGATAAAAGGAACGGCTTGTATAGTTTTATTGTGGCGAGTGCGAAAGCCCGGCCTGGGTCGCCCGCAAAGTATGGTCGCAATTCTATGCGCACACGTGATTAGTAACTAATTATTTTCTGTTCACAAAGCGACATTAACGCGTAACCAATCGCCAAAACCGTTTCAGCGCTTCGGCCATCCCCGCAGCAGGGGATCAACAGTTGGTTCCATTGAATACAGCCGCTATGCTTGGCTGCATCTCAATGGATAAAGACTATGACCCTCACCGAACTGCGCTACATAGTCACCCTCGCTCAAGAGCAGCACTTCGGCCGTGCCGCTGAGCGCTGCCATGTCAGCCAGCCGACGCTGTCGGTGGGGGTGAAAAAGCTCGAAGATGAGCTCGGCGTACTGATTTTCGAACGCAGTAAGAGCGCAGTGCGCCTGACGCCCGTCGGTGAAGGCATCGTAACTCAAGCACAGAAGGTGCTGGAGCAGGCCCAGGGCATTCGTGAGCTGGCCCAGGCCGGTAAGAACCAGATGGCCGCGCCGCTGAAAATCGGCGCAATCTACACCGTCGGGCCTTACCTGTTCCCCCATCTAATTCCGCAGCTGCACCGCGTCGCGCCGGATATGCCGCTGTATATCGAAGAAAACTTCACCCACGTGCTGCGCGACAAACTGCGTAACGGCGAGCTGGACGCAATCATCATCGCCCTGCCGTTCCATGAAGCCGATGTGCTGACCAAGCCGCTGTATGACGAGCCGTTCTACGCCTTGCTGCCGTTTGGTCATCCGTGGGCGGCAATGGAAACCATCGACAGCAAACTGCTGAATGACAAGAGCTTGCTGTTGCTGGGCGAAGGCCACTGCTTCCGTGATCAGGTGCTGGAAGCCTGTCCGACGCTGCGCAAGGGTGGCGAAGACAACGCCAAGCACACCACGGTGGAGTCCAGCTCGCTGGAAACCATCCGCCATATGGTCGCCTCGGGCCTCGGCGTGTCGATCCTGCCGTTCTCGGCGGTGGACAGTCACCACTATGCCCCCGGCGTAATCGAAGTACGCCCGCTCAGCGCACCGGTGCCCTTCCGTACCGTGGCCATTGCCTGGCGCGCCAGCTTTCCACGGCCGAATGCCATCGATGTGCTGACTGACTCAATCCGCCTCTGCTCAGTGGCCCGACCGCCGGCGCCCAGCGTCTAGGCTCGCCCATGACCGAGTTGGCGGCGGTATCCGTAACAGCGCTGAAAGGTGTCGGCGCTGCCCTGGCTGAAAAGCTGGCCAAGGTCGGCCTGGAAACCCTGCAGGATGTGTTATTCCACCTGCCGCTGCGCTATCAGGATCGTACCCGCATCGTGCCAATTGGCGCCCTTCGCCCCGGCCAGGACGCCGTGGTGGAAGGCATAGTCGCTGGCGCGGATGTAGTCATGGGGCGCCGGCGCAGTCTGCTGGTACGCCTGCAGGACGGCAGCGGCACTCTCTCCTTACGTTTCTATCACTTCAGCCAGGCACAGAA encodes the following:
- a CDS encoding NADH-quinone oxidoreductase subunit A yields the protein MPDAVTTMSHNWAFAVFLLGVCGLIAFMLGLSSLLGSKAWGRSKNEPFESGMLPVGSARLRLSAKFYLVAMLFVIFDVEALFLFAWAVSVRESGWAGLIEATVFIAILLAGLVYLWRIGALDWAPQGRRERQAKLKQ
- a CDS encoding hydrogen peroxide-inducible genes activator; its protein translation is MTLTELRYIVTLAQEQHFGRAAERCHVSQPTLSVGVKKLEDELGVLIFERSKSAVRLTPVGEGIVTQAQKVLEQAQGIRELAQAGKNQMAAPLKIGAIYTVGPYLFPHLIPQLHRVAPDMPLYIEENFTHVLRDKLRNGELDAIIIALPFHEADVLTKPLYDEPFYALLPFGHPWAAMETIDSKLLNDKSLLLLGEGHCFRDQVLEACPTLRKGGEDNAKHTTVESSSLETIRHMVASGLGVSILPFSAVDSHHYAPGVIEVRPLSAPVPFRTVAIAWRASFPRPNAIDVLTDSIRLCSVARPPAPSV